One Acidimicrobiales bacterium genomic window, GGGGGATCAACGTCGGCGGCCGTGCCACGGTGGCGATGGCGGATCTCCGTACCCTGTTCACCGACCTCGGGTACGGCGACGTACGCACGTACATCCAGAGCGGCAACGTCGTGTTCCGGACGCCGGGACGCGCCGCCGTACTGTCGACGGCCATCGAGGAGCGGATCGAGGGATCGCTCGGCTTGCCCATCAAGGTGGTGCTGCGCACCAACGCGCAGCTCGTGAAGGCTCTCGACCGCAACCCGCTGGCCGGTGGCGGCAGGGACAGGGCCAAGCTCCACATCAGCTTCCTGGCCGGCGCGCCGACGTCGGCGCGTGCCCGGGCGGTCGACCCCGGGGCGTACCTCCCCGACGAGTTCCGCATCGTCGGCCGGGAGGTGTACGTCCACTGCCCCGACGGGTACGGGCGGACCAAGCTCAACAACGGCTTCTTCGAACGTGCGCTCGACGTGGTGGCCACGACGCGCAACCTGCAGACGGTGGCCGAGCTG contains:
- a CDS encoding DUF1697 domain-containing protein, translated to MASYVAMLRGINVGGRATVAMADLRTLFTDLGYGDVRTYIQSGNVVFRTPGRAAVLSTAIEERIEGSLGLPIKVVLRTNAQLVKALDRNPLAGGGRDRAKLHISFLAGAPTSARARAVDPGAYLPDEFRIVGREVYVHCPDGYGRTKLNNGFFERALDVVATTRNLQTVAEL